The Symphalangus syndactylus isolate Jambi chromosome 8, NHGRI_mSymSyn1-v2.1_pri, whole genome shotgun sequence genome includes a window with the following:
- the LOC134737282 gene encoding uncharacterized protein: MAEGSAATAAAASAPRLRAGGRGGGRPWGRKAEGGRRRAGGGRGGGRRGKGRARRPRRRRGFPASLASVRPALARPLLVPAPRLASPQPPALAAPPPALRAGAPLPPSSCASASFHTNTNSSTRAQISPPPPPPHSGRARPRETSALASARPASLPLARSPSRFSSRPIDLSVGLRGPAHSPGSSRIGADGPGGGAARTRAGCLAARDVSAPPPPPPPPAARCRAAPALRGATATKPAVSGRGRTRERGVAAAAAALGAGSCCVTHAGMQWCDLCLLQPLSSGLK; the protein is encoded by the coding sequence ATGGCTGAGGGCTCCGCCGCCACGGCCGCGGCGGCCTCGGCTCCTCGGCTGCGGGCGGGCGGGCGAGGAGGCGGCCGGCCGTGGGGAAGGaaggcagagggaggaaggcgGCGAGCGGGCGGGGGGAGAGGGGGCGGGCGGCGGGGGAAGGGGCGGGCGCGgcggccgcggcggcggcggggctTCCCCGCCTCCCTCGCCTCGGTGCGCCCCGCGCTCGCTCGGCCGCTGCTCGTCCCGGCTCCCCGCCTCGCCTCGCCGCAACCGCCCGCCCTGGCCGCGCCTCCTCCCGCCCTCCGGGCCGGCGCTCCGCTTCCCCCTTCCTCCTGCGCCTCCGCCTCCTTCCACACAAATACCAACTCCTCAACCCGAGCCCAGatctcgccgccgccgccgccgccacacTCTGGTCGGGCCCGGCCTCGCGAGACTTCCGCGCTGGCCTCAGCCCGCCCCGCCTCGCTGCCACTCGCCCGTTCGCCCTCTAGATTCTCCTCTCGGCCAATCGATCTGTCCGTTGGCCTTCGCGGCCCCGCCCACTCGCCGGGCTCCTCCCGGATTGGGGCCGATGGGCCCGGGGGCGGGGCGGCTCGCACGCGCGCTGGCTGTCTCGCGGCGCGTGACGTcagcgcgccgccgccgccgcctccgcctcccGCTGCCCGGTGTCGCGCGGCTCCCGCCCTTCGCGGTGCAACAGCCACAAAACCCGCCGTCTCGGGCCGGGGCCGCACTCGGGAACGGGGCGTCGCCGCTGCAGCCGCTGCCTTGGGAGCCG